The sequence AAACATCGGACTGAATGATTTGTTAGGATGGACTTGATTGCTTTTTTATTGCTTCCTTTTTGTTGCTGAGTTTCACTTCTGTGACCCTAAcacactctacacacacacacacacacacacacacacacacacacacacacacacacacacacaatcacacaccaCACCCCTCAGTCTATTGGTTACTCACATCACAGCCCCGCCTCCACAGTGGCTGACTCCTTTATAAACACCAAACACCGAGCCAGAGCAGCTGAAGTTACACAGACTGGCCCTTTAAAAACACTCCTCTACTCTCCTCTGCAGACCACTTctactttttctactttttcacGCAGGTCAGCTGACTTTGACAGGAGACTTTACAGAGAgacctttaatttttttttgccgttttccttttttttttaaatatcattctCTGTGTAGTTTAACAGACAGACGCTGTTGAGGAGACATTAACTGTTTCAGTCATCAGAGAGAGTCTCGTGTCACTCAGAGGGAATCTTCTGCAGAGTCCGATGGATCTGTCCGACcttcccttccctctctcctctgctgatGACCTCTACGATGACCCCTGCTTCAGCACCAGTGACATGAACTTTTTTGATGACCTGGACGCCCGGCTGATGCACGCCGGCCTGCTGAAGTCCGAggaccatcaccatcatcatcaccactaCCATGTCCCCATcgcagaggaggaggacgagcaTGTGAGGGCCCCCGGGGGCCTCCACCAGGCGGGACACTGCCTGCTGTGGGCCTGCAAGGCCTGCAAGAGGAAGACAACACACGCAGACAGGAGGAAGGCAGCAACGATGCGAGAGAGGCGACGGCTCAGTAAGGTCAACGACGCCTTCGAGACCCTGAAACGCTGCACGGCCTCCAACCCCAACCAGCGGCTGCCAAAGGTGGACATCCTGCGCAACGCAATCAGCTACATCGAGTCCCTGCAGGCGCTGCTGAGGGCCGGCCGGGATGACGGCTTCTACCCGCCGCTCAAACACTACAGCGGGGACTCGGACGCCTCTAGCCCCCGCTCCAACTGCTCTGATGGCATGGTGAGTCCAACAACAGCTGAGCAGTTCATGTGCTGCCTCATGAAATGTGAGGAATGTGTTTCGGATATTTATTTTTGGCCTCAGTGCTTGAATACAAT comes from Thunnus maccoyii chromosome 1, fThuMac1.1, whole genome shotgun sequence and encodes:
- the LOC121904367 gene encoding myoblast determination protein 1 homolog 1-like is translated as MDLSDLPFPLSSADDLYDDPCFSTSDMNFFDDLDARLMHAGLLKSEDHHHHHHHYHVPIAEEEDEHVRAPGGLHQAGHCLLWACKACKRKTTHADRRKAATMRERRRLSKVNDAFETLKRCTASNPNQRLPKVDILRNAISYIESLQALLRAGRDDGFYPPLKHYSGDSDASSPRSNCSDGMMDFISPCSTRSENSDGSYCGQTSDDASSSKPSLISSLDCLSSIVQRISTDPVVAPPGDSVVPQGPGSPQNSPAVSSPSDEPNSIYEPL